Proteins from a single region of Butyrivibrio fibrisolvens:
- the dtd gene encoding D-aminoacyl-tRNA deacylase encodes MRFVIQVVSESQVTVDGEVKGKIGKGFMVLIGIGHDDTKEIADVMVKKMLGLRIFADENGKTNLSLDKVDGQLLLISQFTLYADCRHGNRPGFTDAAGPELANDLYEYIIAKCKEQVPVVEKGVFGADMKVSLTNDGPFTIVLDSKDLIK; translated from the coding sequence ATGCGTTTTGTAATACAGGTAGTATCAGAATCACAGGTTACTGTTGACGGAGAAGTTAAAGGTAAGATTGGCAAAGGCTTTATGGTCCTTATCGGAATAGGCCATGATGATACCAAAGAAATTGCTGATGTTATGGTCAAGAAGATGCTTGGACTTCGCATATTTGCTGATGAAAATGGAAAGACCAACCTTTCCCTTGATAAAGTAGACGGACAGCTCCTTCTCATCTCTCAGTTCACATTGTATGCAGACTGCAGACACGGCAACCGACCGGGATTTACTGATGCCGCAGGCCCTGAACTTGCTAATGATCTTTACGAATATATAATCGCAAAATGTAAAGAGCAGGTTCCTGTTGTAGAAAAAGGCGTATTTGGTGCCGACATGAAGGTAAGCCTTACCAACGACGGCCCATTTACAATAGTGCTTGATTCCAAGGATTTGATTAAATAA
- the hypB gene encoding hydrogenase nickel incorporation protein HypB, with product MKTIELNASVTASNDKDADEIRMEMKKKGTLLVNLMSSPGSGKTTLLSRIIKDMKDDKKIGVMEADIASDVDAIRVEEAGARSIQAHTDGMCHMDAGMTRRAMEAMGTEELDLIFLENVGNLICPAEFDTGAGANIMILSVPEGDDKPLKYPLMFEKSDALVITKMDTKDYFDFDLEKCKERVKRLNENIKIFPVSAKTGEGMNELEDWLRSQVSQWKV from the coding sequence ATGAAAACAATAGAACTTAACGCTTCAGTTACAGCGTCTAACGATAAAGATGCAGATGAAATCCGTATGGAGATGAAAAAGAAGGGAACACTTCTTGTAAACCTCATGTCATCCCCCGGATCAGGCAAGACAACTCTTTTGTCCAGAATAATCAAAGACATGAAAGACGATAAAAAAATCGGTGTCATGGAAGCAGATATTGCCTCTGATGTTGACGCAATAAGAGTAGAAGAAGCAGGCGCAAGAAGCATTCAGGCCCACACCGACGGAATGTGCCACATGGACGCAGGCATGACAAGACGCGCCATGGAAGCCATGGGAACAGAAGAGCTTGACCTTATATTCCTTGAAAATGTCGGTAACCTCATCTGCCCTGCAGAATTCGATACAGGTGCCGGCGCCAATATCATGATATTAAGCGTACCTGAAGGCGATGATAAGCCTTTAAAGTACCCTCTTATGTTTGAAAAAAGTGATGCACTCGTAATCACCAAAATGGATACCAAAGACTATTTTGACTTTGATCTTGAAAAGTGCAAGGAACGAGTTAAGCGCCTTAACGAGAATATCAAGATATTCCCTGTTTCAGCCAAGACAGGAGAAGGAATGAATGAACTTGAAGACTGGCTTAGAAGCCAGGTTTCACAATGGAAGGTATAA
- a CDS encoding class I SAM-dependent methyltransferase, giving the protein MDKNELDNNKLPALSKRLQTVADMVEPGSKVADVGTDHGFVPIYLAKAGLASHAIAMDVRKGPLERATQHVKEYKLEDVIETRLSDGLEKLLEGEADTMICAGMGGPLMQKILENKDPRSVKLKTLILEPQSELMQFRIFLREKGYEIVQEEFLLEDGKYYPVIKTCVNDEIFSENLPRVYLNAIDKLKQILDSKKENYTDFQLLRICDRFGPCILTSPNADFKSFLVHEKAVCDTILGKISDVKDSHIKRAEQISLERSDINIALHLFDL; this is encoded by the coding sequence ATGGACAAAAACGAACTAGACAATAATAAACTTCCGGCGCTTTCCAAAAGACTGCAAACTGTAGCAGATATGGTAGAACCGGGAAGTAAAGTAGCTGATGTAGGGACAGATCATGGATTTGTCCCTATTTATCTTGCAAAAGCCGGCCTTGCATCACATGCAATAGCCATGGATGTTAGAAAAGGCCCACTTGAAAGAGCAACCCAGCACGTCAAAGAATACAAGCTCGAAGACGTAATAGAAACAAGACTTTCTGACGGCCTTGAAAAGCTCTTAGAAGGCGAAGCAGATACTATGATCTGCGCAGGAATGGGTGGACCTCTTATGCAGAAGATCTTAGAAAATAAAGATCCCAGGTCCGTAAAGCTCAAAACACTTATACTTGAGCCTCAGTCTGAACTAATGCAGTTCCGTATCTTTTTAAGAGAAAAAGGCTATGAGATAGTACAGGAAGAATTCCTTCTTGAAGACGGAAAATATTATCCGGTCATCAAGACATGTGTGAATGATGAGATATTTTCAGAAAATCTTCCCAGGGTATATCTTAATGCCATAGATAAACTTAAACAGATTCTCGATTCCAAGAAAGAAAACTACACAGACTTTCAGCTCCTTCGTATATGCGACCGCTTTGGCCCATGCATATTAACGTCTCCAAACGCGGATTTTAAGAGCTTTCTTGTGCATGAAAAAGCAGTCTGTGATACAATTTTAGGTAAGATATCAGATGTTAAAGATTCGCATATAAAGCGAGCAGAACAGATATCTTTAGAACGATCCGATATAAATATCGCACTTCATCTTTTTGATTTATAA
- a CDS encoding Nif3-like dinuclear metal center hexameric protein, translating into MQCRDIIEHLEQLSPVSFAEEWDNVGLLAGRSEKEVQRIFIALDATDDIVDEAVRVDADMLLTHHPLIFKGIKNVSDSDFIGRRILRLLRYDISYYAMHTNFDVMGMADAAADEMKLEHREVLDVTYEDDLSREGIGRIGDLPQKISLIECARYVKECFHIGNVRMYGDSNRKIRRVAICPGSGSDVIQNAINKKVDVLITGDIGHHDGIDAVACGLPIIDASHYGLEKIFIPYMRDFLHRELPELEVMCAEYKPPYQDI; encoded by the coding sequence ATGCAGTGTCGCGACATTATTGAACACCTTGAACAGCTATCACCTGTATCATTTGCGGAGGAATGGGATAACGTTGGACTCTTGGCAGGACGATCAGAAAAAGAAGTCCAAAGAATCTTTATAGCTCTTGATGCTACAGATGACATAGTCGATGAAGCAGTAAGAGTTGATGCAGATATGCTTCTTACGCATCACCCTCTTATCTTCAAGGGAATTAAAAATGTCAGTGACAGCGATTTTATAGGTAGAAGAATCCTGCGACTCCTTCGCTATGATATCAGTTATTATGCGATGCATACCAACTTTGACGTAATGGGAATGGCGGATGCGGCAGCAGATGAAATGAAACTTGAGCACAGGGAAGTTCTTGACGTAACCTATGAAGACGATCTTTCAAGAGAAGGCATCGGAAGAATAGGAGACCTCCCTCAGAAGATCAGCCTTATAGAATGTGCCCGCTATGTCAAAGAGTGCTTCCATATTGGCAACGTACGAATGTACGGCGATTCCAACAGGAAGATACGAAGAGTTGCCATTTGCCCCGGCTCAGGATCCGATGTGATCCAAAATGCTATAAACAAAAAAGTTGACGTACTGATCACAGGTGACATTGGCCACCATGACGGAATTGATGCTGTGGCATGCGGCCTTCCAATAATAGATGCAAGTCATTATGGACTTGAAAAGATATTTATTCCCTATATGAGAGACTTTTTACACAGGGAACTTCCCGAACTGGAAGTAATGTGCGCAGAGTATAAGCCGCCATATCAGGATATATGA
- a CDS encoding nucleoside kinase — MPTLVVQGERKEYAKGITFEEIAKEYQVRFTNRIGLVIFNGKIRELFKKVESDGVLSFVTMDDSIGHKTYGRTATMMLIKAAHDVNPNVRTKVEFTIGYGYYCTFKNQDQEIENVSEDFVKKVQARMEEMRDEALPITKKTYPIDDAIEIFSKQGMTDKVNLFKYRRASEINVYRMDGFCDYFYGYMLPNTSYVEYFKVQKYHAGVLLVLPPASSPNEIRTFDPREKVFEQMILSSNWGHMMGIENVGDLNNVICSGKLSDLILVQEALQEHRIGKIAENIYASPRVKFVMIAGPSSSGKTSFSHRLAIQLRTHGLVPHQISLDNYFKNREETPRDEDGNYDFECLGAMDIEQFNTDMTKLLNGEEVDLPVFNFITGKREYPGSPLKLGEDDILVIEGIHGLNEKMSYALPKESKYKIYVSSLTTLNVDAHNRISTTDARLIRRMVRDARTRGASGKRTISMWPSVRRGEERNIFPFQESADEMFNSAQIYELAVLKNQAEPLLFSITKDDPEYYEAKRLLKFLDYFIGIDSTELPHNSIVREFVGGSIFNV; from the coding sequence ATGCCTACACTAGTTGTTCAGGGTGAGAGAAAAGAGTATGCGAAAGGAATAACTTTTGAAGAAATAGCAAAAGAATATCAGGTTCGCTTTACTAATCGCATAGGACTGGTTATTTTTAACGGAAAGATCCGTGAGCTCTTCAAAAAAGTTGAGTCTGACGGCGTTCTTTCTTTTGTAACAATGGATGACAGCATAGGTCACAAGACCTATGGAAGAACAGCTACAATGATGCTCATTAAAGCTGCTCATGACGTGAATCCAAACGTTCGTACTAAAGTTGAATTTACAATCGGATACGGATATTACTGCACATTCAAGAATCAGGATCAGGAGATCGAGAATGTCAGTGAAGATTTTGTAAAAAAAGTTCAGGCACGCATGGAAGAGATGCGCGATGAGGCACTTCCTATAACCAAGAAGACCTATCCCATCGATGATGCCATAGAGATATTCAGCAAACAAGGAATGACCGATAAAGTTAACCTTTTCAAATACCGCAGAGCCAGCGAGATCAACGTATATCGCATGGACGGATTCTGCGATTATTTCTACGGTTACATGCTTCCAAACACTTCTTATGTAGAATATTTCAAGGTTCAGAAGTATCATGCAGGTGTCCTGCTTGTACTTCCTCCTGCATCAAGCCCTAACGAGATCAGAACCTTTGATCCTAGAGAAAAAGTCTTCGAACAGATGATCCTTTCAAGTAACTGGGGTCACATGATGGGAATAGAGAATGTTGGAGACCTCAATAATGTAATATGCTCAGGTAAGTTAAGCGACCTTATCCTCGTTCAGGAAGCTCTCCAGGAGCACCGCATTGGTAAGATCGCAGAGAATATCTATGCTTCTCCTCGTGTTAAGTTCGTCATGATCGCTGGACCAAGCTCATCCGGCAAGACCAGCTTTTCACACAGACTTGCTATACAGCTTCGCACACATGGACTCGTGCCACATCAGATATCGCTCGATAACTACTTCAAAAACCGCGAGGAAACTCCCCGCGATGAAGATGGTAACTACGACTTTGAATGTTTAGGTGCCATGGATATCGAGCAGTTCAATACTGACATGACCAAGCTCCTTAACGGAGAAGAAGTTGATCTTCCTGTATTTAACTTTATTACAGGCAAACGTGAGTATCCGGGATCACCGCTTAAACTTGGCGAAGATGACATCCTCGTCATCGAAGGAATACACGGCCTTAATGAAAAAATGAGCTATGCTCTTCCTAAAGAAAGTAAATATAAGATATACGTAAGCTCACTTACAACTCTTAACGTAGACGCGCACAATCGTATATCCACAACTGATGCAAGACTCATAAGACGTATGGTCCGCGATGCAAGAACAAGAGGCGCATCCGGCAAACGTACCATATCAATGTGGCCTTCTGTAAGAAGAGGAGAGGAAAGAAATATCTTCCCATTCCAGGAAAGTGCAGATGAAATGTTCAACTCAGCTCAGATTTATGAGCTTGCAGTTCTTAAGAACCAGGCAGAACCACTTCTTTTCTCTATAACCAAAGATGATCCTGAGTATTATGAAGCAAAGAGACTTCTTAAATTCCTGGATTACTTTATAGGAATCGACTCAACAGAACTTCCGCATAATTCAATCGTCAGGGAGTTTGTTGGTGGTAGCATCTTTAACGTATAA
- the rpoD gene encoding RNA polymerase sigma factor RpoD — protein sequence MSQTKATKEEKEVKETKATTKAKTSAKKAADKVEDKEVKAVKAPKTSKTEKAPKPEKPAKAAKTKADTAEKESQSQGELDEDAQEKFKLKLKELLSLAKKKKNVLEYDEISDQLSELNLNEDQLDSVLEVLEKSGIDVLRMSEDVDDIPVDDEDIDLDDEEEVDMENIDLSVPDGVSIEDPVRMYLKEIGKVPLLNADQEIVLAQDMENGMLAERVLKAQDRDALDLKDDEKELIEGKSDAELQELIDLGNDAKNKLAEANLRLVVSIAKRYVGRGMLFLDLIQEGNLGLIKAVEKFDFRKGFKFSTYATWWIRQAITRAIADQARTIRIPVHMVETINKLIRISRQLLQELGREPLPEEIAKEMNMPVERVREILKISQEPVSLETPIGEEEDSHLGDFIQDDNVPVPADAAAFTLLKEQLVEVLGTLTEREQKVLRLRFGLDDGRARTLEEVGKEFNVTRERIRQIEAKALRKLRHPSRSRKLKDYLD from the coding sequence GTGAGTCAGACTAAGGCAACAAAAGAAGAAAAAGAAGTCAAAGAAACAAAAGCTACTACAAAGGCTAAAACTTCTGCAAAAAAAGCTGCAGACAAAGTTGAAGATAAAGAAGTAAAGGCAGTAAAAGCTCCTAAGACTTCCAAGACAGAAAAGGCACCAAAGCCTGAAAAACCTGCAAAAGCAGCAAAAACAAAGGCAGATACAGCAGAAAAAGAGAGTCAGTCACAAGGAGAACTTGATGAGGATGCTCAGGAGAAGTTCAAATTAAAACTCAAAGAGCTTCTTTCTCTTGCTAAGAAGAAAAAGAACGTTCTTGAGTATGACGAGATCAGTGATCAGCTTTCAGAACTCAATCTTAATGAAGATCAGCTCGATAGCGTACTTGAAGTACTTGAAAAGTCAGGCATTGACGTTCTTCGTATGTCTGAGGATGTTGATGATATCCCAGTTGATGATGAAGACATCGACCTTGACGACGAAGAAGAAGTTGATATGGAGAATATCGACCTCTCAGTTCCGGATGGCGTAAGTATTGAAGATCCTGTTCGTATGTACCTTAAGGAGATCGGTAAGGTTCCGCTTCTTAATGCTGATCAGGAGATCGTTCTTGCTCAGGACATGGAAAACGGTATGCTTGCTGAGCGCGTTCTTAAAGCACAGGACCGTGATGCTTTAGACCTTAAGGATGATGAGAAAGAGCTTATCGAAGGCAAGTCTGATGCAGAACTTCAGGAGCTTATCGACCTTGGTAATGATGCTAAGAACAAGCTTGCAGAAGCTAACCTTCGTCTTGTCGTATCAATCGCAAAGAGATATGTTGGCCGTGGAATGCTTTTCCTTGATCTTATTCAGGAAGGTAACCTTGGTCTTATCAAGGCTGTAGAGAAGTTCGATTTCCGTAAGGGATTCAAGTTCTCAACATATGCAACATGGTGGATCCGTCAGGCTATTACAAGAGCCATTGCTGATCAGGCAAGAACTATCCGTATTCCTGTACATATGGTTGAGACTATCAACAAGCTTATCCGTATCTCAAGACAGCTCCTTCAGGAACTTGGTCGTGAGCCACTTCCGGAAGAGATCGCTAAAGAGATGAACATGCCTGTAGAAAGAGTACGTGAGATCCTCAAGATCTCTCAGGAGCCTGTATCACTCGAAACACCTATCGGTGAAGAGGAAGATTCACATCTTGGAGATTTCATTCAGGATGATAACGTTCCTGTACCTGCTGATGCAGCAGCATTCACACTTCTCAAAGAGCAGCTTGTAGAAGTACTTGGAACTCTTACAGAGCGTGAACAGAAGGTTCTTCGTTTAAGATTCGGTCTTGATGATGGAAGAGCAAGAACTCTTGAAGAAGTTGGTAAAGAGTTCAACGTTACTCGTGAGCGTATCCGTCAGATCGAGGCAAAAGCACTGCGTAAACTTCGTCATCCCAGCAGAAGCCGCAAGTTAAAGGATTACCTCGACTGA
- the hypB gene encoding hydrogenase nickel incorporation protein HypB has translation MSDRSFEILETKERVIADNDAEAAKVRELLKKHNIFLVNLMASPGAGKTTTLVRTINALKDKYRIGVMEADVDSDVDARTVAEAGAKVIQLHTGGSCHMDADMTRRGLEGLGLDDVDVVFLENVGNLVCPAEFDVGANKRVMILSVPEGDDKPLKYPLMFTVSDCMLIGKIDVAPVFDFDYEACKERVLKLNPDMKIIKVSSLKGDGFEEWIEWLTEQIEMSR, from the coding sequence ATGAGTGACAGATCATTTGAAATCTTAGAAACCAAAGAACGTGTAATAGCAGATAACGATGCAGAGGCAGCCAAAGTAAGAGAGCTTCTTAAAAAGCATAATATATTTCTTGTAAACCTGATGGCATCTCCCGGAGCCGGCAAGACAACAACCCTTGTTCGTACAATAAATGCACTTAAAGATAAGTACCGCATAGGTGTAATGGAAGCTGATGTTGACAGCGATGTAGATGCAAGAACTGTAGCAGAAGCTGGCGCTAAAGTCATCCAGCTTCACACAGGCGGAAGCTGTCACATGGATGCAGACATGACAAGAAGAGGACTTGAAGGCCTCGGACTTGACGACGTTGACGTTGTATTTCTTGAAAACGTCGGTAATCTTGTATGCCCTGCAGAATTTGACGTTGGTGCTAACAAGCGCGTAATGATATTAAGCGTACCTGAAGGCGATGATAAGCCACTTAAATACCCGCTTATGTTCACAGTAAGTGACTGTATGCTCATTGGTAAAATAGATGTAGCCCCGGTTTTTGATTTTGATTATGAAGCCTGCAAAGAGCGTGTGCTTAAGCTTAATCCAGATATGAAGATAATCAAAGTTTCATCACTTAAAGGCGACGGCTTTGAAGAATGGATAGAGTGGCTCACTGAGCAGATCGAGATGAGCAGATAA
- a CDS encoding trypsin-like peptidase domain-containing protein, producing MAIVALQFNTVKEFLGIADHGTSMTILEEPDCGIAYENAKQTMVQIHIYTDIAGVLDDSGISDDKNGTTTQESVNDQESDGMSDNQVVNPAITNPEIYGSFGSGSIWEYNEDSILVVTNYHVISPVVTKNALGYAVFYNGVISEFTVAAFDDDADCAFLLIDSSCMTSDQLKDLRCVVPYDYENTTLTVEEPMFVVHSQEISREDMVSYITLNMIADTSYVGYIMDPSVYVSALLQDMLYCKCSADAGMSGGPTFDAYGHYIGMLTGATDSGETVSVLLSDIETVYEQIK from the coding sequence GTGGCGATAGTCGCATTACAATTTAATACGGTCAAAGAATTCCTTGGCATCGCGGATCACGGCACAAGTATGACCATTCTTGAAGAACCGGACTGCGGAATTGCCTATGAAAATGCTAAACAGACGATGGTTCAGATTCATATCTATACTGATATTGCAGGTGTTTTGGATGACAGTGGCATATCTGATGATAAGAATGGGACAACTACACAGGAGTCAGTGAATGATCAGGAATCTGACGGCATGTCAGATAATCAGGTAGTTAATCCTGCGATAACCAATCCAGAGATATACGGTAGCTTTGGAAGCGGAAGCATCTGGGAATACAACGAAGACAGTATCCTTGTTGTCACCAACTACCACGTAATATCCCCGGTTGTTACCAAGAATGCCCTTGGCTATGCAGTATTCTACAACGGTGTCATATCAGAATTTACAGTAGCAGCTTTCGACGATGACGCAGACTGCGCCTTTTTACTTATAGATTCATCCTGTATGACCAGTGATCAGCTTAAAGATCTTCGCTGCGTAGTTCCATATGACTATGAGAATACGACACTTACAGTAGAAGAACCCATGTTCGTAGTTCACTCACAGGAAATATCACGCGAAGATATGGTATCTTATATCACCCTTAACATGATCGCGGATACCTCGTATGTCGGCTATATAATGGACCCGTCGGTCTACGTATCAGCTCTTTTACAGGATATGCTATATTGCAAATGTAGCGCAGATGCCGGAATGAGCGGAGGCCCAACCTTTGATGCATACGGACATTATATCGGAATGCTGACAGGTGCCACAGATTCTGGAGAAACAGTAAGCGTTCTTTTATCAGATATTGAGACGGTTTATGAGCAGATCAAGTAA
- a CDS encoding hydrogenase maturation nickel metallochaperone HypA has translation MGIVTHLAKTLDETAKENGLSKIGSVTLQVGEVSGIMTDLFEDCWDYFKVRYPVIKDSKLKLETMPAVTWCDSCKKEYETVRYGRHCPYCNSDQTWLLRGNECIIKEIEAEGGAD, from the coding sequence ATGGGAATTGTTACTCATCTTGCTAAAACACTGGATGAGACAGCAAAAGAAAATGGACTTTCAAAGATTGGATCTGTAACCCTTCAGGTTGGAGAAGTATCAGGAATAATGACAGATCTTTTTGAGGATTGCTGGGATTATTTCAAAGTACGCTATCCAGTTATCAAGGATTCAAAGCTTAAACTTGAGACGATGCCAGCAGTTACCTGGTGTGACTCTTGCAAAAAAGAATATGAGACTGTCAGATACGGAAGACATTGCCCTTATTGTAATAGCGATCAGACCTGGCTTTTACGCGGAAATGAATGTATTATAAAAGAAATTGAAGCCGAGGGCGGTGCAGACTGA
- a CDS encoding YitT family protein: MKEKIYVYTHQPAFFKKLVLMLVGVLCMGFFLSFLIEVDLGTDPCTFMNVAISKKFGILFGTWQLILNAALFIVVIIFDIKKIGPGTLANMVLIGYISDFCRWMWGKILPREFFTTFPARGIIFAVAIVCFVIGASFYMNTDMGVSPYDAFPVIIHDRLLKNISFKYVRMGYDFLVIIIGCFFGGKPNIGIVVMALLLGPVITFVGKKLAPYLK, from the coding sequence ATGAAAGAAAAGATATATGTGTACACACACCAGCCTGCATTTTTCAAAAAACTTGTTTTAATGCTTGTTGGTGTACTGTGTATGGGTTTCTTCCTTTCATTCCTCATAGAGGTTGACCTTGGAACAGATCCATGTACATTTATGAACGTTGCGATATCCAAGAAATTTGGGATACTTTTTGGAACCTGGCAGCTTATATTAAATGCAGCTTTATTCATAGTAGTAATTATATTTGATATCAAAAAAATAGGCCCCGGAACACTTGCAAATATGGTGCTCATAGGCTATATTTCAGACTTTTGCAGATGGATGTGGGGTAAAATCCTGCCTAGAGAGTTTTTTACAACATTTCCGGCAAGAGGAATTATATTTGCGGTTGCAATCGTATGTTTTGTAATAGGAGCATCATTTTACATGAATACAGATATGGGAGTATCTCCCTATGATGCTTTTCCTGTTATAATTCATGACAGATTATTAAAAAACATATCTTTTAAGTATGTAAGAATGGGTTATGATTTTCTGGTAATCATCATCGGCTGTTTTTTCGGCGGCAAGCCGAACATAGGTATCGTAGTAATGGCCCTTTTACTTGGCCCTGTTATTACCTTTGTTGGCAAGAAACTTGCACCATATCTTAAATAA
- a CDS encoding GDSL-type esterase/lipase family protein encodes MLIASYSFGSGENKISDTSFYDKSKGYGFVDLRTPIGNTASERSLYAGGWNLRKSFKTPWDDIVTATDDGLFTNHRREVIIFKAAVPSFGTYKINFTVTADVGDIRDMRIFAGRRNLIASGIHIHEGGTYSRTFYVNVTPYIPALTSVPCMEKAIYISICGHNAGISHIDIEQDSAPVLYVAGDSTLTDQNAPCPYYPYGSGGGWAQIFAQFFDSISVCNYAHSGLTTNCFRDDGHWDILAKYIRKGDIFMLQFGHNDQKRRNLTAFGGYINNLRWYVKKIREFGAYPVICSPISRIPFTDEETGKKCSLLKTHALAAMQAAEELNVPFIDLHTLTFNKWTELGDKAYDYFTDMTHTNDYGASLIATMVADEIRSKKIEPLCNFINPDDPVPFTPDMDIKELPKEPEEASIFDINIPYVDIEGTPQYEMITKAFKGGLLDPCIMFLHPDQTMARAQVLMVLFKALRIEGRRPYHGRYIDIGRYEWDSSYVETCIQENLIDEMTTPDDLFRPDDPLTYAEFASLCERGMEKEVLKRPDLGLSECLRKAIADGIISSEAVYIEPSDFDTEKITDGGCAITRGEIYAGLYRVMEIMNNVGSKLPSDTEMHPVG; translated from the coding sequence GTGTTAATTGCATCTTACAGCTTTGGTTCCGGAGAAAATAAAATTTCTGATACATCTTTTTATGATAAGTCCAAAGGTTATGGGTTTGTAGATCTGAGGACTCCAATTGGCAATACGGCTTCTGAACGCTCATTATATGCGGGCGGTTGGAACCTGAGAAAATCTTTTAAAACTCCCTGGGACGATATTGTCACTGCTACTGATGATGGCCTTTTTACCAATCACAGAAGAGAAGTTATCATCTTCAAGGCGGCAGTTCCTTCATTTGGTACCTACAAGATAAACTTTACAGTTACAGCTGATGTAGGTGATATCAGGGATATGCGCATTTTTGCCGGAAGAAGGAATCTTATTGCTTCCGGAATACACATTCATGAAGGTGGCACATATTCAAGGACTTTCTATGTTAATGTAACTCCTTATATCCCGGCTCTTACTTCCGTTCCATGCATGGAGAAGGCAATTTATATAAGTATCTGTGGTCATAATGCAGGTATTTCTCATATTGATATTGAGCAGGATTCTGCTCCTGTTCTTTATGTAGCAGGCGATTCTACTCTTACTGATCAAAATGCCCCTTGCCCTTATTATCCTTATGGAAGTGGCGGCGGTTGGGCACAGATCTTTGCCCAGTTCTTTGATAGTATCTCAGTCTGCAATTATGCTCACTCGGGACTTACTACCAATTGTTTTAGAGATGACGGTCACTGGGATATACTTGCCAAGTACATCCGAAAAGGCGATATCTTCATGCTTCAGTTCGGTCATAACGATCAGAAGCGCCGTAATCTTACAGCATTTGGCGGATATATCAACAATTTAAGATGGTATGTCAAAAAGATCAGAGAATTCGGGGCTTATCCTGTGATCTGCTCACCTATAAGCCGTATACCATTTACAGACGAAGAGACAGGCAAAAAATGTTCTCTTTTGAAGACACATGCTCTTGCAGCTATGCAGGCTGCAGAGGAACTCAATGTTCCTTTCATCGATCTTCATACTCTTACTTTTAATAAATGGACAGAACTTGGTGACAAGGCATATGACTATTTTACAGATATGACTCACACCAATGATTATGGAGCATCTTTGATAGCAACTATGGTTGCTGATGAGATCAGGAGCAAGAAGATCGAACCTTTATGTAACTTTATAAATCCTGATGATCCTGTTCCGTTTACTCCTGATATGGATATCAAGGAACTTCCAAAAGAGCCTGAAGAAGCAAGCATTTTTGATATCAATATTCCTTATGTTGATATTGAGGGTACTCCTCAGTATGAGATGATAACTAAGGCTTTCAAGGGTGGACTTCTTGATCCATGCATCATGTTCCTGCATCCTGATCAGACAATGGCAAGGGCACAGGTACTTATGGTTCTTTTTAAAGCACTGAGGATTGAAGGAAGACGTCCTTATCACGGAAGGTATATAGATATTGGCAGATATGAATGGGATTCATCTTACGTAGAAACCTGCATTCAGGAAAATCTTATCGATGAGATGACTACTCCTGATGATCTGTTCAGACCGGATGACCCTCTTACTTATGCTGAATTTGCAAGTCTTTGTGAACGTGGTATGGAAAAAGAAGTATTAAAGCGGCCTGATCTTGGATTATCAGAGTGCCTTCGCAAAGCTATAGCTGATGGCATAATTTCATCAGAAGCTGTTTATATTGAACCTTCTGATTTCGATACAGAAAAGATCACGGATGGCGGATGTGCTATTACGAGAGGCGAGATATATGCAGGTCTATACAGGGTCATGGAGATAATGAATAATGTTGGATCAAAGCTTCCGTCTGATACGGAGATGCATCCTGTAGGTTAA
- a CDS encoding acylphosphatase, with protein sequence MIRQAMTFYGDVQGVGFRYTAYHIANSLGLTGYVHNEWDGSVTAQVQGEREEIDLFLAQIGRGRYINIERIEQKNIPLDEDERTFRIE encoded by the coding sequence ATGATCAGACAAGCAATGACTTTTTACGGTGACGTTCAGGGCGTAGGATTTCGCTACACCGCATATCATATAGCTAACAGCCTTGGCCTTACAGGCTACGTTCACAATGAATGGGACGGCTCAGTTACAGCGCAGGTTCAGGGTGAAAGAGAAGAGATAGATCTTTTCCTTGCGCAGATTGGCCGCGGAAGATATATAAACATCGAACGTATCGAGCAAAAAAACATTCCGCTGGATGAAGATGAACGCACCTTCAGAATAGAATGA